The [Clostridium] scindens ATCC 35704 nucleotide sequence TCACATTATGGCAGGTATACTCCGCACAACAGATCATGGATTCGGATATGCGCAATACAACAGCAAATGTGGTGGCTGTTTTTGGGGAGTGTGAGGATATCACGACAAAATCTATGCTCTATGGCGCTTTCCCCTCAAACTCTGATACACAAGGATGTGCTGTAAGTTCTGGGCTGGCATTTTCCCTTTGGGGAAGCACGCAAGTGCTCGGCGTCCAAGTTAGGATTGAAGGAGAAGTATTCTATGTGCGTGGTGTATTTGAAGATGATAATGCAAGGGTATTTCGGCAGGCCGAGTTCGACAAAACCCTGTCCAATATGCAGCTGACATTTCCTGGCGGCGGAACACGGGAGGATGCGGAGCGTTATCTTACTGCTGCAAACTTCATGGGAGGTACAATTCTGGACTTGCCTCTGATGGGAAGGGGATTTCGTATTCTTTTTAGATCTCCTGCTATCGTTTTAGCATTTGGCATTATTGTAAGGCTGTTAAGGCGCGCAAGAAAACTCTGGCATTACCAAGCGTGGCTGTTTTCCTATCTGCCGTTTGTCCTTGCTGTCTTGGCTGTACTTATGCTCTGTATTGATTTACCAGAGATCCCTTCCAGTTTCATCCCTTCCAAGTGGTCTGATTTTGAATTCTGGAAAGATCTGTTTCTTAGTCATTGGAAGAATGTTACGAGATGGACGTCGGCAGCGCCAACCTTCAGAGATAAAGAACTTTGGGGTTCGGCATCAGCCATGCTGCTGCTTTCTATATTCGCAACGATCCTTGTAGCAGTATCGGCAGCGATGACTTCTATACGTTCCTATAAGAATATGGTCCTGACCTGTGCGGCATACATACTGACGCTTTGCTTGATATCCCTGGGTACGGCATCATCCGGCAAACTATCATTCTGCAAAGAGATGTACCTTGTGCCTTGTCTGTGGATCGGTATAGATTACATGCTCTATTGGCAAGGAAGAAGATTTGACTTGGCATCCCATGAAAGGAGGCTTTCTGATGATAAAAATACTTCTAATGCAACGGAAGAAACAGTGGAACAAACATGATTACAAGGCTCCATGGAAAGAACGTATCGTGCCGTGGCTGTTTCTGGCTCCCAGCCTGTTTGTTGTGAGCGTAATGGTACTGCTCCCGCTCTTGGATGCGTTTCGCCGATCCTTTTTCCTCGCTGTCAGCAGTCGATTCGTTGGACTACAAAATTATATTTCCGTTCTGGGCAACAGCGCGTTTAAGCTGGCAGCGGGTAATACCGCGAAATTTATAGCGGTTTGCATGCCGCTGCTGCTTGTGATCTCCCTGTCAGTTGCCCTGATGCTGACTGCCTTTCAGGAAAAACATGGAATTTTCAAAACCTCTTTTCTGGTACCCATGGCAATTCCTGTGGCCTCAATTGTTCTCCTGTGGCGCGTCATATTCCATAGAAACGGGCTGCTCAACGGGATACTGGCGCCTTGGGACGCTGCTCCGGTTGATTGGATTGGCAGCGCCGCTTCTTTTGGAGTACTGGTATTCGCATATCTCTGGAAAAATTTCGGGTATGACATGGTGCTGTGGCTCTCAGGCATCAGCGCCATTAATCCTGCATTGTATGAGGCGGCGCAGATAGACGGCGCGGGGAGTATCAAGCGGTTTGTAAAGATCACGTTACCAAACCTCATGCCAACTCTGTTCACGGTTACCGTGCTGTCTCTGCTCAATTCATTCAAAGTGTTCAGGGAAGCCTATCTCATCGCTGGCAGCTATCCTGATGACAGCATTTATATGCTTCAGCATCTGTTTAACAATTGGTTCAGCAACCTGGATGTGGATAAAATGTGCGCAGGCGCTGTGATGATGGCATCGCTGGTATTCATTCTAATTATGATATTACAGAAGATTTTGAATCGAGGTGGCAGCGTATGAAAAAATGGTTCATCGGACTCGTCCTTCTTTTTATAGCTGTTTTTATATGGGTGTTGCTGTGGATGCTCTTCTCCGGCACTCTTATGGGAGCCGGAGAATTGTCTTCGAATCTTGCTCCGGTTCTGGAAAGCGATGACGGCTTCGCTACGTGGCCCATCATTGCAAATTACCCGACTTTGCAGGCATATGTGGAACTGCTGCTGGATACGCCTCAATTCTTCACGGTATTCTGGAATTCCTGTAAACAGGTTTTTCCGATCATACTCGGTCATATAGTTTTAGGCGCCCCTGCAGCGTGGGCATTTGCACGTTTTGAATTCCGTGGGAAAAAAGTGCTGTACACCTTATATATTGTCCTTATGCTGATGCCCTTTCAGGTAACTATGGTTTCCAGTTATCTGGTGCTGAATAAACTGGGGTTTATTGATACCATATGGGCAATTATCCTGCCCGGCGCAGCCTCTACTCTTCCGGTGTTTATTATGACGCGCTTTTTTCTGTCGATACCTAGTGCCGTAACGGAAGCAGCGGCTGTGGATGGGGCGTCACCCATTCAGACGTTTTTGAGACTTGGGCTGCCTCTCGGGGCTCCGGGAATCCTCTCAGTTGTCGTGTTGGGCTTTCTGGAATACTGGAACGCGATGGAAGCGCCGCAGGCATTCCTGAAAGACCAGACCCTTTGGCCGCTATCGCTCTATATGGCGAACATTACAGCTGACAATGCCGGAGTATCCCTGATCGCGTCCCTGATAACACTTATGCCGCCTCTCCTGATCTTTCTGTTTGGGCAGAGATACCTTGAGCAAGGCATTATATCTTCTGGAATGAAGGATTAAAATACAGGACTGATATATTGAAGGAGCTGATTATGGAAAATAGATTTCAGGCAAGTGGCCTACAAATACACAACGTAAATAAATGGTATCCCGGAGACGTTCACGCTGTCATTGATATGAATATGGAGATCGAACAGGGCGAATTTATTGTTTTCGTTGGCCCCTCCGGCTGTGGCAAGACTACACTGCTTCGCATGATTGCAGGGCTTGAGGGCATCAGCAGCGGCGAGGTCATTATGGATGGAAGGGTCGTTAACAGAGTGCCGCCCAAGAAACGAGATATAGCGATGGTATTTCAGAACTATGCCCTTTATCCGAACATGAAGGTAAAGGATAATATTGCGTTCCCCCTTAAGATGCGCCATACCGGGAGGCAGGAAACAGCGTCGAAGGTAGCAGAGGTTGCAGAAAAACTGGAATTGAATACGCTGCTTAACAGGAAGCCGGGCGCCCTTTCCGGCGGTCAGCGGCAGCGCGTAGCCCTTGCACGGTCAATGGTGAGAGAGCCGAAGCTTTTTCTCATGGATGAGCCGCTGGCTAACCTGGATGCAAAACTCCGTGTTGAGATGCGCCGGGAGATTATAACGCTCCAGCGGGAATTAGGGGTAACAACAATATATGTCACGCATGACCAGATCGAAGCCATGACCATGGGAACGCGTATTGCTGTCATGAACGGCGGTGTTCTGCAGCAGTTTGGAACGCCCCAGGAGATCTATCAGCATCCTGCCAATATGTTTGTTGCCGGATTTATAGGCTCTCCCAATATGAATTTATGGAATACAGAGCTTGTTTCCGAGAATGGACGTAATTTTCTGACCCTGGGGAAAGCCCGTATTCCTGCAGGCAAAGACAGTTATCCTGCGGATCAATTGCAAGAGCCGCTCAAGGGTGGGATTCGTCCTGAACACATTGAACTTGTTGCGCCGGATACATGCGGCGCAATCCGGATGACCATCAGCATGCTGGAGAATACGGGGCGTGAGACAGCGATTTTCCTTACAGCGCCCGGCATGCCGGATCTTGCCATTGTGACGGATGCTGATTTCTCGGGGCAGCCCGGACAGGTGGCGTACATTCGCCTGAGGCCGGAAAAAATACATATATTTAATGCCAAGTCACACGCCATCACTCATGAAAAGTGATTGGCGCCATTATCATTTTTTCAACCAGAACGAAATCATCCTCTTTTTTGCTGCTCCAGTATTTTAATATTGACAATAGTGTGCGCCGCACAGTATAATGAAAACACAAGGAGGAGACTCTATGGGAGAAGAAAAAGATTTGATGCACAACCTGATATCGGAACTGCGCAGAGGAACCTTGATATTAAGCGTATTAAGCCAGCTGAGCGAGGCTAAGTACGGGTATGCCCTTGTGCAGAGCCTGGAGGAAAAGGGCGTGGAGATAGATCCCAATACCTTGTATCCGCTGCTTCGCAGGCTGGAGAAGCAGGGAATACTAACGAGCCAGTGGGATGTGGGCGAGTCAAAGCCGAGAAAGTACTACAGCAGGACTCCTATGGGAGACGACATATTCCGGCGCTTAAAAGAACAGTGGGAACAGTTGTCAGAAAATATGGAGCAGATATTGAGGGAGGAAGAGATATGACAGACAGGGAGAAGGAATTAGTCAACCGCTATGTCTATGAGGTGACAAAGAGGATCCCGAAAGAACAAAGAAGCGAGATTGAAATGGAACTTCGGGAACTGATCGAAGATATGGCAGAAGGGGCGCCGCTTGAGGAAGTGTTCGCAAAACTGGGGGATCCGGCAGTATTTGCCAGGAAGTACAGGGAAGATAAGAATTATGTCATCAGCCCGGAATACTACGATAACTATGTCTGGGTGATGAAGATCGCGGTTGCCTGCATATGGGCAGGGCTGCTTATCGCCATGGCGGTGAAATGCTTTATTGACTATCAGGATATCATCCGGATAGCCGGCGAGTTTATCAGTGACGCAGTCATGGCATCGTTAGCAATAGTTGGAACCGTTACCTTGATCTTTGCATTCCTGGAGAGACAGAAGATCAAAGTGGATTTGAAGCAGGAAAAGCCGTGGTCGCCGGATATGCTAAGCCCGATTCCGAATAAGAAGTCCAGGATCAGCAGAGGAGACTGTATCGCGTCCCTGATATTTCTTGCGCTGTTTAGCTGCCTGCTTATTTTTGCGCCGCAATTGATCGGAGCATATTCGGTAAACGGAAGGGATGTCTCATACGTGCCTGTCTTTAACCTGGGATGGTGGGATGTGATATTGCCGGTACTTCTTCTTGCGATGGCGGTGGGATTCTTCAATGAGATCATCCGCCTGATTTACGGATGCTACTGCAAGATGGTTTTGCTAAGCAGTATCGTGACCAATTGCATAGGTATCGTTCTTGCATTTATCGTGCTGAAGTTCCTGCCATTCTGGAATGCTAATTTCGCGCAGGAGGTTGCGACACAGCTTGATGATACATTTAAATTCAAAGTATTCTGGCAGAATAAGATGATTCTGGGGTGGGATGGAGACTTCCTGTCGAATGTCCTGCTGGCAATCATTGTGATCGCTTCCGTAGGCGAGATCATCACGACTGCGTATAAGACGGCCAGATATGGAACAGACAGATAGAAAAGAAGACACGCCTCCAGGATGCAATTCGCTTCCTAGGGATGTGTCTTTTGTTTTAGAATGCTTTCAAGGAATTACTGTGCCTTTGCAGCTTTTTCCTTTTTCACGATGCGGCTTAAGATAAAGGTAATGATAGCACAGAGTACTGCGGCAACCATTGCATAAGCCCATGTCATATTGTAGCCGGTCCTGCCATAATTATCCATCCAGCTGCCGACTAATGTATACATAAAGATGTCAGGCGTGTAGCCTAAGCAGGATGCAATACCAGATACACGGCCGCTCATGTTGAGCGGGATGCCTGCATCGTCATGCACTGCGAAGTACTGGCTTCTTACGGCGTAGATAAAGAACAGGCCGACGAAGAAGTTTGCTACTACCATAACGCAGAGGCTGGCCTTTGCCGGTACGACGATAAAGAGGGCGAAGGATAAAGCCAGACCGATACATCCGCCGATGATAACTTTAAAGCGAGATTTCATCTTATCTGCCAGGAAACCGCCGACAATACCGCCAGCACCCTGGATGAGGTAACGGATACCGCCGAGCGTAGCAGCTGATGCAGCTGATAATCCATAGAATTTCTGTGCAAATGTGGTTGCATATGCAATCAGTCCGTATACGCTGTAAGCAGTGAAGACGATTGCTACAAGCAGCCATACTCTCGGGATCAGAAGAACCTTGAACATACCTTTTGTAACGTCTATAAAGGATTCGGAATTCTCTTCCTTCTTTGTGTCTTCAATAAAGATAAAGTTAAGGATACCAATGATAATAACTACGATAGAGCATACTTTGATAGCCGCGGATGCTCCGGCAACTTCATCTGCAAAGTGAGTAAATGCAGCCGTCATGCCGAATACAAGCAGGGCATTCATGATACCTCTGAGTCCTTCCTGCAGTCCGAACAGACGTCCCTGCTCCTCTTCTGTACCAAGCATACGCGTTGCCTTGATACAAGCGGACCAGTAGGTGATAATGGTAGAGATACCCATAAGTACGAAGATAACACGGCTTATGGTATAGCCAGGGAATGTGGAGAACCAAAGTCCCAGGACACCCGTTGCGATAAAGGAGAAAGTAAGCAACTTTCTCGCTGAAAACTTATCGGCTATAATACCACCTATAAAATAAGAGAAAAGTGACATTGTCGCATAACCGGATGATAATAGTCCCATCTGCGCGTTAGACAGGTTCATTGCATTCTGAATCGGTACATAGAAGGTTTCTCTTATGTACGGCAACTGAAAGATGATTCCGGCACCAGTTGCTAGAAGAAGCAGAGTGCCATACTTCTTAATAAAAGCTTTGTTCATGATTTCGCCTCCAGATTAACTATAATAATTTAGTGGTGATATGGCGCTGCAGTCGCCCTATCTGTTATGAATGTAACAAAAAAAGAGAAAAGTAATGCCTTGACAGCGTTACTTCTCTCCTCACTCTTTGTAACTAACACGAATGATAAAATATTTGTGAAAAAAAGTCAATCAAAAAACTGGTAAAAATCGAAATATAATCATTCTGCACAAAAACGATGCTCCAATAATATGAAAAATAACCAATTGACTTTTTGCGCAAAATGGTTTTATACTATATGCAGTTACCGAAAGAGATTTTCAGAGAAAAGTAACCAGCGTGGCAGGAGTTCCCTGCTCGTGTTGTGTTACTTTTCTTTTTTTACTTTATAGGAAAGTTCTCCTTTCGGAGAACTTGGGGACTAAAATAGCCCGCTCAAAAGCGGGCATAGTGAATCAGACGGTTTGGATTAAAAGATGTAAAAGCCCTCTTCACCAAAATCGTCATCATCAAGGTTATCAAATTCATGTAAGAAATAATCCATATCCAGAAGTTCGTCGTCACTCATGTCATGGACTTCTTTAGAAGTCATACCTTCTGGTGGATTTTTAATGTACTGTTCCCTTAGTTCCTTTGCGAGTTCTGCTTCTGTTATACGTTTCATAGTGTGGCCTCCGTTCTTAAGATATATTGAGTTTATCATGAGAAAAGAGGTTTTGGAAGATATGAAAACGAGGCAGGCGAACGACATCTATGTTTTTGCATAGCCTTTTCGTATAATTCATGCAAAGGAACAGGATTATGATTAAAATATAGTTCTAAAAATAGCATGGTTTTTCCACAGTTCGGACATTTTAAAGGATCGTAACCAAAAGAATGTAAGATTGAATCACGCCACCTATTGAGTGAAAGAAAAAAGTTATGTTTTTCTCTGGAAATGGCTTTTCGTAAAAAATTGTCAGAATTACGGTGACGAGCGTAAATACCATAATAGCGAATCATTTTAAAATGTTTTTCAGGGATGTGTTGTGTTAAGCGGTCAATGAATTCCAAAACAGGAACAGTTTCTGTAATAAGTTTATTGTCTTCATGACGGTTGTAATGGAAGGTGACAAAATCACCATCGTAAGAATCAATGCGAGAAGTAGCAATAACAGGTCTGCCAAGATAACGACCGATATATTTGATAACCTGAGAAGGATTACACTTGTTAGGCATGGCGCGAACATAAAAACCATTTTTATCTTTTGCATAGATAGCAGATTTTACTTTTTTGAAAGCTGGACCTATTTTTTGATGGAGTTCATTTAAAAGAGCAGTTTGGAACGCATCACGTAAAAAATGATAGTTAAAATGTTTGAAGTGTCGCCAGGAAAGAGTATTACCAACACCACCTTCAGAAACAAGGCAGTGAATGTGAGGATTCCATTTTAAATCTCTGCCAAAGGTATGAAGGACGCAAATAAATCCAGGAGTAAATAATTCAGATTTATTTTCTTTATGGAACATACGAGAAATCACGCTGTTGACTGCCGAAAAAAGGCAGTTAAG carries:
- a CDS encoding carbohydrate ABC transporter permease, which gives rise to MQRKKQWNKHDYKAPWKERIVPWLFLAPSLFVVSVMVLLPLLDAFRRSFFLAVSSRFVGLQNYISVLGNSAFKLAAGNTAKFIAVCMPLLLVISLSVALMLTAFQEKHGIFKTSFLVPMAIPVASIVLLWRVIFHRNGLLNGILAPWDAAPVDWIGSAASFGVLVFAYLWKNFGYDMVLWLSGISAINPALYEAAQIDGAGSIKRFVKITLPNLMPTLFTVTVLSLLNSFKVFREAYLIAGSYPDDSIYMLQHLFNNWFSNLDVDKMCAGAVMMASLVFILIMILQKILNRGGSV
- a CDS encoding carbohydrate ABC transporter permease encodes the protein MKKWFIGLVLLFIAVFIWVLLWMLFSGTLMGAGELSSNLAPVLESDDGFATWPIIANYPTLQAYVELLLDTPQFFTVFWNSCKQVFPIILGHIVLGAPAAWAFARFEFRGKKVLYTLYIVLMLMPFQVTMVSSYLVLNKLGFIDTIWAIILPGAASTLPVFIMTRFFLSIPSAVTEAAAVDGASPIQTFLRLGLPLGAPGILSVVVLGFLEYWNAMEAPQAFLKDQTLWPLSLYMANITADNAGVSLIASLITLMPPLLIFLFGQRYLEQGIISSGMKD
- a CDS encoding ABC transporter ATP-binding protein; amino-acid sequence: MENRFQASGLQIHNVNKWYPGDVHAVIDMNMEIEQGEFIVFVGPSGCGKTTLLRMIAGLEGISSGEVIMDGRVVNRVPPKKRDIAMVFQNYALYPNMKVKDNIAFPLKMRHTGRQETASKVAEVAEKLELNTLLNRKPGALSGGQRQRVALARSMVREPKLFLMDEPLANLDAKLRVEMRREIITLQRELGVTTIYVTHDQIEAMTMGTRIAVMNGGVLQQFGTPQEIYQHPANMFVAGFIGSPNMNLWNTELVSENGRNFLTLGKARIPAGKDSYPADQLQEPLKGGIRPEHIELVAPDTCGAIRMTISMLENTGRETAIFLTAPGMPDLAIVTDADFSGQPGQVAYIRLRPEKIHIFNAKSHAITHEK
- a CDS encoding PadR family transcriptional regulator; this translates as MGEEKDLMHNLISELRRGTLILSVLSQLSEAKYGYALVQSLEEKGVEIDPNTLYPLLRRLEKQGILTSQWDVGESKPRKYYSRTPMGDDIFRRLKEQWEQLSENMEQILREEEI
- a CDS encoding HAAS signaling domain-containing protein, giving the protein MTDREKELVNRYVYEVTKRIPKEQRSEIEMELRELIEDMAEGAPLEEVFAKLGDPAVFARKYREDKNYVISPEYYDNYVWVMKIAVACIWAGLLIAMAVKCFIDYQDIIRIAGEFISDAVMASLAIVGTVTLIFAFLERQKIKVDLKQEKPWSPDMLSPIPNKKSRISRGDCIASLIFLALFSCLLIFAPQLIGAYSVNGRDVSYVPVFNLGWWDVILPVLLLAMAVGFFNEIIRLIYGCYCKMVLLSSIVTNCIGIVLAFIVLKFLPFWNANFAQEVATQLDDTFKFKVFWQNKMILGWDGDFLSNVLLAIIVIASVGEIITTAYKTARYGTDR
- a CDS encoding MFS transporter, which translates into the protein MNKAFIKKYGTLLLLATGAGIIFQLPYIRETFYVPIQNAMNLSNAQMGLLSSGYATMSLFSYFIGGIIADKFSARKLLTFSFIATGVLGLWFSTFPGYTISRVIFVLMGISTIITYWSACIKATRMLGTEEEQGRLFGLQEGLRGIMNALLVFGMTAAFTHFADEVAGASAAIKVCSIVVIIIGILNFIFIEDTKKEENSESFIDVTKGMFKVLLIPRVWLLVAIVFTAYSVYGLIAYATTFAQKFYGLSAASAATLGGIRYLIQGAGGIVGGFLADKMKSRFKVIIGGCIGLALSFALFIVVPAKASLCVMVVANFFVGLFFIYAVRSQYFAVHDDAGIPLNMSGRVSGIASCLGYTPDIFMYTLVGSWMDNYGRTGYNMTWAYAMVAAVLCAIITFILSRIVKKEKAAKAQ
- a CDS encoding IS91 family transposase, with the protein product MNILQKIFIEHYEEMIYLQHPRDAIVENVEKMIHCGDPSYGGAMYICPNCGNFKFTAFRCHSRFCPTCGNMYSIDRTTAMSFKIIDVQHRHCVFTIDDSLRPFFLKDRSLLNCLFSAVNSVISRMFHKENKSELFTPGFICVLHTFGRDLKWNPHIHCLVSEGGVGNTLSWRHFKHFNYHFLRDAFQTALLNELHQKIGPAFKKVKSAIYAKDKNGFYVRAMPNKCNPSQVIKYIGRYLGRPVIATSRIDSYDGDFVTFHYNRHEDNKLITETVPVLEFIDRLTQHIPEKHFKMIRYYGIYARHRNSDNFLRKAISREKHNFFLSLNRWRDSILHSFGYDPLKCPNCGKTMLFLELYFNHNPVPLHELYEKAMQKHRCRSPASFSYLPKPLFS